The following proteins are co-located in the Ursus arctos isolate Adak ecotype North America unplaced genomic scaffold, UrsArc2.0 scaffold_13, whole genome shotgun sequence genome:
- the GJB7 gene encoding gap junction beta-7 protein: MSWMFLRDLLTGVNKYSTGIGRIWLAVVFIFRLLVYMVAAEHVWKDEQKEFECNVKQPGCENVCFDHFFPISQIRLWALQLIMVSTPSLLVVLHVAYREGREKRHRKKLYVSPGMMDGGLWYTYIISLVVKTGFEIGFLVLFYKLYDGFSVPYLMKCDLKPCPNTVDCFISKPTEKTIFILFLVITSCLCIVLNFIELSVLVLKSLIKCCLQKYSKRLKSSAQECHNLRYVECGEIGAPPLLQNRHSDSAISSPQRGETKLLFDTQEG; encoded by the coding sequence ATGAGTTGGATGTTCCTCAGAGACCTCCTAACTGGAGTAAACAAATACTCAACTGGGATTGGGCGGATTTGGTTGGCTGTTGTGTTCATCTTCCGTTTGCTGGTCTACATGGTGGCAGCAGAACATGTGTGGAAAGACGAGCAGAAAGAGTTTGAGTGCAACGTTAAACAGCCTGGTTGTGAAAATGTGTGTTTTGATCACTTCTTTCCCATCTCCCAGATCAGACTTTGGGCCTTACAACTGATCATGGTCTCCACACCTTCACTTCTGGTGGTTCTACATGTAGCCTATCGTGAGGGTAGAGAGAAAAGGCACAGAAAGAAACTCTATGTCAGCCCAGGTATGATGGATGGGGGCCTGTGGTACACTTACATTATCAGCCTCGTTGTTAAAACTGGTTTTGAAATTGGCTTCCtggttttattttacaaactGTATGATGGCTTTAGTGTTCCCTACCTTATGAAGTGTGATTTGAAGCCTTGTCCCAACACTGTGGACTGCTTCATCTCCAAACCCACCGAGAAAACAATCTTCATACTCTTCTTGGTTATTACCTCATGCCTGTGCATTGTGTTGAATTTCATTGAACTGAGTGTTTTGGTTCTCAAAAGCCTTATTAAGTGCTGTCTCCAAAAATACTCTAAAAGACTCAAGTCCTCAGCACAGGAGTGCCACAACCTCAGATATGTTGAATGTGGTGAGATAGGGGCTCCTCCCCTACTCCAGAATCGCCATTCAGATTCGGCCATAAGCTCACCCCAGCGAGGTGAAACGAAACTGCTTTTTGACACACAAGAGGGTTAA